Proteins found in one Gigantopelta aegis isolate Gae_Host chromosome 12, Gae_host_genome, whole genome shotgun sequence genomic segment:
- the LOC121386582 gene encoding uncharacterized protein LOC121386582 isoform X2: protein MAFSQIIFEVILTIALIRDNSVEGVASATLNCTTGGHTGQETTLACKLTGTIVNGMRWLRPNSGTPDILMQCNSINVRCIWGSRITGYRYNADSSTQTIIVTIESFNPNTDAGDWLCSDGAQSVGQSICNKTVAYGPVPGSINFNSTASVEEGQDLTVDCTTDCNPPCDYSWTMGDNQITTSPLLNLTDISRNQDGNVYNCTATNIVILTSISKNFTLTVTCHVNQNASTSMEMVVFSK from the exons aTGGCTTTTTCACAAATCATCTTTGAAGTTATTCTGACCATCGCTCTTATTAGAGACAACTCTGTTGAAG gtGTAGCAAGTGCCACTCTTAACTGCACAACTGGTGGACACACTGGACAGGAAACAACACTAGCCTGTAAATTAACAGGAACCATTGTTAATGGAATGAGATGGCTGCGACCCAACAGTGGAACACCAGACATCTTGATGCAGTGTAACAGCATTAATGTTCGATGTATATGGGGTTCTCGTATTACTGGATACCGTTACAATGCTGATTCATCTACACAAACCATTATTGTAACCATAGAATCCTTCAACCCTAACACCGATGCTGGAGACTGGTTATGTAGTGATGGAGCACAATCCGTTGGCCAGTCTATATGTAACAAAACAGTCGCTT ATGGTCCCGTTCCAGGCAGTATTAACTTCAATTCTACTGCAAGTGTTGAAGAAGGACAAGACCTGACTGTGGACTGCACTACTGACTGTAACCCGCCATGTGACTACTCCTGGACAATGGGTGATAATCAAATCACAACAAGTCCGCTGTTAAACCTGACCGACATCAGCAGGAATCAGGACGGGAATGTGTACAACTGTACAGCGACGAACATTGTTATACTTACATCTATAAGTAAAAACTTTACGCTGACAGTCACTT GTCATGTCAACCAGAATGCATCTACTAGTATGGAGATGGTGGTATTCTctaagtaa
- the LOC121386582 gene encoding uncharacterized protein LOC121386582 isoform X1 → MAFSQIIFEVILTIALIRDNSVEGVASATLNCTTGGHTGQETTLACKLTGTIVNGMRWLRPNSGTPDILMQCNSINVRCIWGSRITGYRYNADSSTQTIIVTIESFNPNTDAGDWLCSDGAQSVGQSICNKTVAYGPVPGSINFNSTASVEEGQDLTVDCTTDCNPPCDYSWTMGDNQITTSPLLNLTDISRNQDGNVYNCTATNIVILTSISKNFTLTVTYGPERMSALSTGAISCIVIAVVLALAVPTGWIVYKRKIKKKAEDVQNEQNN, encoded by the exons aTGGCTTTTTCACAAATCATCTTTGAAGTTATTCTGACCATCGCTCTTATTAGAGACAACTCTGTTGAAG gtGTAGCAAGTGCCACTCTTAACTGCACAACTGGTGGACACACTGGACAGGAAACAACACTAGCCTGTAAATTAACAGGAACCATTGTTAATGGAATGAGATGGCTGCGACCCAACAGTGGAACACCAGACATCTTGATGCAGTGTAACAGCATTAATGTTCGATGTATATGGGGTTCTCGTATTACTGGATACCGTTACAATGCTGATTCATCTACACAAACCATTATTGTAACCATAGAATCCTTCAACCCTAACACCGATGCTGGAGACTGGTTATGTAGTGATGGAGCACAATCCGTTGGCCAGTCTATATGTAACAAAACAGTCGCTT ATGGTCCCGTTCCAGGCAGTATTAACTTCAATTCTACTGCAAGTGTTGAAGAAGGACAAGACCTGACTGTGGACTGCACTACTGACTGTAACCCGCCATGTGACTACTCCTGGACAATGGGTGATAATCAAATCACAACAAGTCCGCTGTTAAACCTGACCGACATCAGCAGGAATCAGGACGGGAATGTGTACAACTGTACAGCGACGAACATTGTTATACTTACATCTATAAGTAAAAACTTTACGCTGACAGTCACTT ATGGTCCAGAGCGCATGTCTGCCTTAAGTACAGGTGCTATATCGTGCATTGTGATCGCTGTTGTACTGGCTCTTGCTGTTCCTACTGGCTGGATAGTCTACAAGAG gaaaataaagaagaaagctGAAGATGTGCAGAATGAACAAAATAACTAA